In one Nitrosarchaeum sp. genomic region, the following are encoded:
- a CDS encoding MFS transporter gives METSKKWIFFVLPSSITAEGLHIVIPLYVLFLGGNVVDVGIVVGLHYALSAIGAVFWGKIIDRFHIKRSILITCFSAITICSMGLFFTTNLNLVFVISSIAGFFIIGKSPVTQVLVMESVPNNQWSKLFTQISIITSLGSLTAFLAGSIWDSFFDLKPYFLFCAIMSFAATILSIKVGSKSTIERHTVVHSIHGIRHIFNHNRLHFQLIFTKIPHPHDFKPIISIFQRKISHEIGILFLTNFLFYFGSNIFFTAFIPFLKEFRFTNSEVFLVYMVQTIVLLVIFFFVPRLISKITEERATQIAYLPRILGIIIAASLIPSMVGINSLLTAIISTSLMVSAFSVFSVSNSIILFKAIPKGFEGRYLGVNSFMVGVGIFSGALTAGYVSNALSYSAAFLIAIFILLFSLLMFRIYLKHRLSHRIV, from the coding sequence TTGGAAACCAGTAAAAAATGGATATTTTTTGTGTTGCCATCTAGCATAACAGCTGAGGGACTACACATAGTCATACCTCTGTACGTGCTTTTTCTTGGGGGTAATGTAGTTGATGTCGGTATTGTAGTAGGACTTCATTATGCATTATCTGCTATTGGTGCAGTTTTTTGGGGGAAAATTATTGATAGGTTTCACATAAAAAGATCAATTTTGATTACTTGTTTTTCAGCCATTACAATTTGTAGTATGGGATTATTTTTTACAACTAATTTGAATTTAGTTTTTGTAATTTCATCAATTGCAGGATTTTTCATCATCGGAAAGAGTCCAGTAACACAAGTACTTGTAATGGAGTCAGTGCCAAACAATCAGTGGAGTAAATTATTTACACAAATTTCAATCATAACTAGTTTGGGAAGTCTAACTGCATTTTTAGCAGGTTCGATATGGGATTCTTTTTTTGATCTTAAACCATATTTCCTTTTTTGTGCAATTATGAGTTTTGCTGCAACAATTCTAAGTATCAAAGTGGGCAGTAAAAGCACCATTGAAAGACATACCGTAGTTCATTCAATTCATGGAATTAGGCATATTTTCAATCATAACAGATTACATTTTCAGCTAATATTCACAAAGATTCCCCATCCACATGACTTTAAACCAATCATATCAATTTTCCAAAGAAAAATATCTCATGAAATAGGGATACTGTTTCTTACAAACTTTTTATTTTATTTTGGTAGTAATATTTTCTTTACAGCATTTATACCATTTTTAAAAGAATTTAGATTTACAAATTCTGAAGTTTTTCTAGTATATATGGTTCAGACAATAGTATTACTTGTGATATTTTTCTTTGTTCCTCGTTTGATTTCAAAAATAACAGAAGAGCGGGCTACACAGATAGCATATTTACCAAGAATTTTAGGAATCATAATTGCTGCATCATTAATTCCAAGTATGGTTGGAATCAATTCTTTACTAACAGCAATAATTTCAACTAGCTTGATGGTTTCAGCATTTTCAGTTTTTAGTGTTTCAAATTCAATAATTCTTTTCAAAGCAATTCCTAAAGGTTTCGAAGGGAGGTATTTGGGAGTAAATAGTTTCATGGTTGGAGTCGGGATATTTTCAGGAGCATTAACTGCAGGTTACGTTTCAAATGCATTAAGCTATTCAGCTGCATTCTTAATCGCAATTTTCATTTTATTATTTTCACTTTTAATGTTTAGAATTTATCTAAAACATAGATTATCTCATAGAATTGTTTAA
- a CDS encoding PEFG-CTERM sorting domain-containing protein gives MLKIALLVLIAMSIPVSAFAEPMIELATAQSEIHSLDSVLVTGKITGVATFKPLTLTVISPDGETVYAPQISFDKDGIFKRLFHPTLPSFKDGTYTVIASHPDTQKTAEIQFTVIGSTTLPKGIPVKSSDSGIISTKPSVITLSADTEFGSDRILVSGSTTSSITDITLIVTSPQGNLVSIAQITPDNTGKFSLEMKSGGPLWKENGFYTITANQGLSSEHKQSIKVEIDNGVVVPEFGAIAVMILAVAIISIIIVSAKSRLNIMPRL, from the coding sequence GTGCTCAAGATTGCTTTGCTAGTTTTAATTGCAATGTCTATTCCAGTCTCTGCTTTTGCAGAACCTATGATAGAATTGGCAACTGCTCAATCTGAAATTCATTCTTTGGATTCTGTATTAGTTACCGGTAAAATAACTGGCGTTGCTACATTCAAACCTCTTACTTTGACTGTTATCTCGCCTGATGGAGAAACTGTTTATGCTCCACAAATATCATTTGATAAAGACGGTATCTTCAAAAGATTGTTTCATCCAACACTTCCAAGTTTTAAGGATGGAACTTACACTGTAATTGCAAGTCATCCTGATACTCAAAAAACTGCAGAAATACAATTCACCGTAATAGGTTCAACAACTCTACCAAAAGGAATTCCTGTTAAATCCTCTGATTCTGGAATAATATCGACAAAACCGAGTGTCATTACTTTATCCGCTGACACTGAATTTGGTAGTGATAGAATTCTTGTATCTGGCAGTACCACTAGTTCTATAACTGATATTACATTAATTGTAACTTCGCCTCAAGGAAACTTGGTTTCAATTGCCCAAATCACGCCTGACAATACAGGTAAGTTTTCTCTTGAGATGAAATCTGGAGGTCCTCTCTGGAAAGAAAATGGTTTTTACACTATCACTGCTAATCAAGGACTTTCATCAGAGCACAAACAATCAATTAAAGTTGAAATAGATAATGGAGTTGTAGTTCCGGAATTTGGTGCAATCGCAGTGATGATCTTAGCAGTAGCAATTATCTCGATAATTATAGTGTCTGCAAAATCTAGATTAAACATAATGCCACGATTGTAG
- a CDS encoding TATA-box-binding protein yields the protein MAFTIPLVCIENVVATATIDQSLDLHEIKRKFPNSSYNPQQFPGAVFKINLPKTTTLIFRTGNMVCTGAKSEKHAYIALNNVINLLRSKNIKIKNDANILIQNVVTAVNLGGKILIEEAAKKLPRSMYEPDQFPGLIHRQLNPKTVMLLFASGKLICTGGKSSEQAFNAIHQIHSMLEEKKLISYG from the coding sequence CTGGCATTTACCATCCCACTTGTTTGTATTGAAAATGTAGTTGCAACTGCAACCATTGATCAAAGTTTGGATTTACATGAAATTAAAAGAAAATTTCCAAATTCAAGCTATAATCCACAACAGTTTCCTGGTGCAGTTTTTAAGATAAATTTACCAAAGACTACGACATTAATTTTCAGAACCGGCAACATGGTATGTACTGGCGCAAAATCAGAAAAACATGCGTATATTGCTCTAAATAACGTCATAAATCTTCTACGTTCAAAAAATATCAAAATTAAAAATGACGCAAATATTCTGATTCAAAATGTAGTTACAGCTGTAAATTTAGGAGGAAAAATTCTCATTGAGGAAGCAGCTAAGAAACTCCCTCGTAGTATGTATGAGCCTGATCAGTTTCCAGGACTTATCCATCGACAACTTAATCCCAAAACTGTGATGTTGCTATTTGCATCTGGTAAATTAATTTGTACAGGTGGCAAATCATCTGAACAGGCATTTAACGCGATTCATCAGATTCATTCAATGTTGGAAGAAAAGAAATTGATCTCATATGGTTAA
- a CDS encoding mechanosensitive ion channel domain-containing protein, with product MQSSKKYLIAILSISLIFTSFNSAFAQESFVEGIYVPTTDALKEFAISIADSTPKIIAAAILLIIGFIAGKIVGRVTTKAVTKLLQKTSQKNQELNLAEEVYGKFNSVKLISATIRWFVYLFFIVAAVNALQFEQLSTALTSLWLWVPNLLAFVLIIVVGSIVVNFVSKWIEHQLLDHHIGSPRLIISVIKAVIYGIIFAIAFTQLGVGQDIIPILVSAFSWSIAVAIGASIAIGLGFALKDLIPASIMGASTQRSILKVGQKVKIGDVSGTVTAAHLLHVIVTNDQNESIVIPTKTLMNQTIKIFN from the coding sequence ATGCAAAGCTCAAAAAAATATTTGATTGCAATATTGTCCATTTCATTAATCTTCACTAGTTTTAACTCTGCATTTGCCCAGGAAAGCTTTGTTGAAGGAATCTATGTGCCTACAACTGATGCATTAAAGGAATTTGCAATTAGCATTGCAGATAGTACTCCAAAAATAATCGCGGCAGCTATTTTACTGATTATCGGTTTTATTGCTGGTAAAATCGTAGGTAGAGTTACAACAAAGGCTGTAACAAAATTACTCCAAAAAACCAGTCAAAAGAATCAGGAACTAAACCTGGCAGAAGAGGTATATGGCAAATTTAATTCTGTAAAGCTAATTTCAGCCACAATTCGTTGGTTCGTTTACCTGTTCTTTATAGTAGCAGCAGTTAATGCATTACAGTTTGAACAACTCTCTACTGCTCTTACAAGCCTCTGGTTATGGGTTCCAAATCTCTTAGCTTTCGTATTGATAATCGTTGTTGGTTCTATCGTTGTTAATTTTGTTAGCAAATGGATTGAACACCAATTACTAGATCATCATATTGGCAGTCCACGATTAATAATATCTGTAATTAAAGCAGTAATTTATGGAATAATCTTTGCAATTGCTTTCACACAATTAGGTGTAGGTCAAGACATTATACCAATATTGGTGTCTGCATTCTCTTGGAGCATCGCAGTAGCTATTGGTGCATCAATTGCAATTGGTTTGGGATTTGCACTAAAAGACTTGATTCCGGCATCCATAATGGGTGCCTCAACTCAACGTTCTATTCTTAAGGTAGGACAAAAAGTGAAAATTGGTGACGTATCTGGAACAGTTACAGCAGCACATTTACTACATGTTATTGTGACAAATGACCAAAATGAAAGTATTGTAATTCCAACAAAAACTTTGATGAATCAAACAATTAAAATTTTTAATTAA
- a CDS encoding cell division protein FtsZ, which translates to MSKLAPLPPAPVLMICFGHCGIGLGAESYRRLLLDVGADPLKPTLNSKDESRVLKRYGSTILRFSPSYGDGDIPLIPRALLVDLDPRAANLILQSYPDLFALRDQHVIHGAGGAARNWAEGKTRFLEEMKTKVDIKKQLSAISPEPVRGYVVPFAMGGGTGSSFSSAFIEYIKTNTKEHATIATFGLMPEFGWDPVIFEAAAINIVMNLEYQIKYSDCSILVSNKALRKLAHQHDKKLQKIPSIIDDLPKEHEVGWKDYKGMNLIAANTISMFISSFARETEWDMSNYRTWLATKKPKFAIPWIMPVSPSESQWGKDMLTSTKNNTMEDVLNKLGKKEDALLFDIDENDIRNNGSSRDSCCVLVKVKGEFDIKEREAIKRIIKDKFNIEESRMIFVKIPIMDGEQASIAVLVNTKAIGPKILEIAKEAEEAWDGYKDEYGRWGLSTEEFKQGLMDVVHQFS; encoded by the coding sequence ATGTCTAAATTAGCACCACTTCCACCAGCACCTGTTTTGATGATTTGTTTTGGTCATTGTGGAATAGGACTTGGGGCTGAATCATATCGAAGATTGCTATTAGACGTTGGAGCAGACCCTCTAAAACCAACATTGAATTCAAAAGATGAATCACGAGTTTTAAAAAGATATGGAAGCACAATTTTGAGATTTTCACCTTCATATGGTGATGGAGATATTCCGCTTATTCCAAGAGCATTACTTGTTGATCTTGATCCAAGAGCGGCTAATCTAATTTTACAATCATATCCTGACCTTTTTGCACTACGTGATCAGCATGTAATTCATGGTGCAGGAGGAGCTGCAAGAAACTGGGCAGAAGGAAAGACAAGATTCCTTGAAGAAATGAAGACAAAAGTTGATATCAAAAAACAATTGTCTGCAATTTCACCAGAACCCGTTAGAGGGTATGTTGTTCCATTTGCTATGGGTGGTGGGACTGGAAGTTCATTTTCAAGTGCATTTATCGAATACATAAAAACTAACACAAAAGAACATGCAACAATTGCCACTTTTGGATTAATGCCTGAATTTGGATGGGACCCAGTAATTTTTGAGGCAGCTGCAATTAACATCGTAATGAATTTGGAATATCAGATCAAATACAGTGATTGTTCTATTTTGGTTTCAAATAAAGCACTAAGAAAACTTGCACACCAACATGATAAGAAATTACAAAAAATTCCTTCTATTATAGATGATCTGCCAAAAGAACATGAAGTTGGTTGGAAAGATTACAAGGGAATGAACTTGATAGCTGCAAACACTATTTCGATGTTTATTTCTTCATTTGCCAGAGAAACTGAATGGGATATGTCTAACTATCGTACATGGCTTGCAACAAAAAAACCAAAATTTGCAATTCCATGGATTATGCCAGTTAGTCCGTCTGAAAGTCAATGGGGCAAAGATATGTTGACCTCTACAAAAAATAACACCATGGAAGATGTTTTAAATAAACTTGGCAAAAAGGAAGATGCATTACTATTTGATATTGATGAAAATGATATTCGAAACAATGGAAGCTCACGTGATTCTTGTTGTGTTTTAGTTAAAGTGAAAGGCGAATTTGATATTAAAGAGAGAGAAGCCATTAAAAGAATAATCAAAGATAAATTCAACATTGAAGAGTCTAGAATGATCTTTGTAAAAATCCCAATAATGGATGGGGAACAAGCAAGTATTGCGGTTCTTGTAAATACAAAGGCAATTGGACCAAAGATTTTGGAGATAGCAAAAGAAGCTGAAGAAGCATGGGACGGATACAAAGATGAATATGGTCGATGGGGTCTCTCAACTGAAGAATTTAAACAAGGCTTGATGGATGTAGTCCACCAATTTAGCTAA
- a CDS encoding Snf7 family protein codes for MTNWNNPQSKGISDHIRGLKKEAPIKPRIQNSLVQLNKTVSTLDYKVKTLDEKDAKLFNRIVMAKKSHDISTSRVLANELVEIRKNKKILNTLKISLEQVNLRLSTVSDLGDAMASLGPVMATMNALKPALGKIMPEVSREFESLFGILNESISGSFEGSFEFDGASNEETENILKEAAAVAGTRVGDKFPSIPTGISSSNSIGLQ; via the coding sequence ATGACAAATTGGAATAACCCTCAATCAAAAGGAATCTCAGACCATATTCGCGGTCTAAAAAAAGAAGCACCGATTAAACCAAGAATTCAAAATTCCCTTGTACAATTAAACAAAACCGTATCTACTCTTGATTACAAAGTAAAAACATTAGATGAAAAAGATGCAAAATTATTTAACCGAATTGTAATGGCAAAAAAAAGTCATGATATTTCCACTAGCAGAGTTCTTGCAAATGAATTAGTGGAAATCAGAAAAAATAAAAAAATTCTAAACACTTTAAAGATCTCCTTAGAACAAGTTAATCTACGATTATCTACTGTCTCTGATTTAGGTGATGCAATGGCATCATTAGGCCCAGTCATGGCAACCATGAATGCCTTAAAGCCAGCTTTAGGAAAAATCATGCCAGAAGTAAGCCGTGAATTTGAATCATTGTTTGGCATTCTCAATGAATCAATTTCTGGTTCATTTGAAGGAAGCTTTGAATTTGATGGAGCATCAAATGAAGAGACAGAAAATATACTTAAAGAAGCAGCAGCAGTTGCTGGAACTCGTGTTGGTGATAAATTCCCATCAATCCCAACTGGAATTTCATCTTCCAACTCTATCGGTCTTCAATAG
- a CDS encoding dCMP deaminase family protein codes for MNQYIEQIGMICVSKSFERPNWDEYFMLQAELAKLRSNCMTRQVGAVIVRKNRQLATGYNGTPPGIKNCFDGGCKRCQLRMEGKIESGASLDRCLCNHAEANAIMHCAILGIEAGIAGAILYTTFVPCLECTKMAITIGIKKFVCLDSYPETDFELLKEAGVEVIQLDKSRITKWAKELVSKYENSK; via the coding sequence ATGAATCAATATATTGAACAAATAGGCATGATTTGTGTGAGTAAATCTTTTGAGAGACCAAATTGGGATGAATATTTTATGCTTCAAGCAGAATTGGCTAAACTTCGTTCAAATTGCATGACTAGACAAGTAGGTGCAGTGATTGTTCGTAAAAATAGACAATTAGCAACAGGGTATAACGGAACACCTCCCGGAATCAAAAATTGTTTTGACGGAGGATGCAAACGTTGTCAACTAAGAATGGAGGGCAAGATAGAATCAGGAGCATCGTTGGATAGATGTCTTTGTAATCATGCAGAAGCAAATGCAATAATGCATTGTGCAATTTTAGGTATTGAAGCTGGCATAGCAGGAGCTATTCTATACACAACGTTTGTCCCATGTTTAGAGTGTACAAAAATGGCAATAACAATTGGAATTAAAAAATTTGTATGTCTTGATTCGTATCCAGAAACAGATTTTGAATTATTAAAAGAAGCTGGAGTAGAAGTTATTCAATTAGATAAAAGTAGAATTACTAAGTGGGCAAAGGAGCTAGTAAGTAAATACGAAAATTCTAAGTGA
- a CDS encoding DNA-directed DNA polymerase I, which yields MQVDIKETEKITTMSPSMLVSATYDNITRSAVLKFYEPISQKLILWNDESGHKPYCYSRLTPDELDFLQERDDILEIKTERRHDLMKDEEVLLSKIIVADPLTIGGTAGDKSIRNIIETWESDIKYYENYLYDRSLIVGKYYEIIDGKIKPHDLEISDEVKLALKSLLWDKVDSENMVDPKEFKELISNWADLLNQPIPRIKRLSVDIEVEAEIGRIPDPKIAEKKVTAVGLKGTDGFDKIFVLRTEGTEEGVNELDKNIKIVFYEPDKEKEMILDAFKIIEEFPFVLTYNGDDFDLPYLFNRAERLGIKKEDNPLYMMKDSATLKHGVHLDLYRTLSNRSFQIYAFSQKYTDFSLNSVAKALLNKEKIDYGLDFDQLTLYQTANYCYNDALLTYELSSFNKDLLMDLLVIISRIGRMPIDDIARMGVSQWIRSLLYYEHRQRNALIPKREELERRSEGVTSDAVIKDKKYRGGLVIDPKEGIHFDVVVMDFASLYPSIIKVRNISYETVRCSHSECKKNTIPQTNHWACTKRNGLTAIIIGSLRDLRVNYYKSLSKKETLTDEQRQQYTVVSQALKVILNASYGVMGAEIFPLYFLPAAEATTAIGRFTILETIKKCEEIGIDVLYGDTDSLFIKKPTDEQVHKVIEQAKKDHGVDLEIDKVYRYCVLSNRKKNYLGVTKSGIVDVKGLTGKKSHTPPFIRKLFYELLDVLSTVQTIEDFEKAKLAITDKIATCAKKVESKEIPLQDLTFNVMISKAPSEYTKTVPQHIRAAKLLESIREVKKGDKISYVKIINKPGVKPVELAKKEEIDSKKYMEFMESTLDQITSSMDLDFSTMLGKPKQTGLDEFFWN from the coding sequence ATGCAAGTGGACATTAAAGAAACGGAAAAAATAACAACGATGTCACCATCAATGTTAGTATCTGCAACATATGACAACATAACTAGATCTGCAGTTTTGAAATTCTATGAACCAATATCACAAAAATTAATTTTATGGAATGACGAATCAGGACATAAACCATATTGTTATTCAAGATTAACTCCAGATGAGCTTGACTTTTTACAAGAGAGAGATGACATTTTAGAGATTAAAACAGAGAGAAGACATGATTTGATGAAAGACGAAGAAGTACTTCTTTCAAAAATAATAGTAGCTGATCCACTTACAATCGGAGGAACTGCAGGAGACAAAAGTATCAGAAACATAATTGAAACATGGGAGTCAGATATCAAATATTATGAAAACTATCTTTATGATAGATCATTAATTGTTGGAAAGTATTACGAAATAATCGATGGAAAAATAAAACCACATGATTTAGAAATATCAGACGAAGTCAAGCTCGCTCTGAAAAGTTTGTTGTGGGATAAAGTAGATAGTGAGAATATGGTTGACCCAAAAGAATTCAAGGAATTAATTTCGAATTGGGCTGATTTGTTGAATCAACCAATCCCTAGAATCAAAAGATTAAGTGTCGATATTGAAGTGGAGGCTGAAATCGGAAGAATTCCAGACCCAAAAATTGCAGAAAAAAAAGTCACCGCTGTTGGCCTAAAAGGAACAGATGGGTTTGATAAAATTTTTGTATTAAGAACTGAAGGAACTGAAGAAGGCGTAAACGAACTCGATAAAAATATCAAAATTGTATTTTATGAACCAGATAAAGAAAAAGAGATGATTTTAGACGCTTTTAAGATAATTGAAGAGTTTCCTTTTGTACTAACATACAACGGAGATGATTTTGATTTACCATATTTGTTTAACAGAGCAGAAAGACTTGGAATTAAAAAAGAAGATAATCCATTATACATGATGAAAGATTCTGCAACATTAAAACATGGAGTTCATCTTGATTTGTATAGAACTTTATCAAATAGATCGTTTCAGATTTACGCATTTAGTCAAAAGTACACAGATTTTTCATTAAACAGTGTAGCAAAAGCGCTATTAAACAAAGAAAAAATTGATTACGGATTAGATTTTGATCAACTCACACTATATCAAACTGCAAATTATTGTTACAATGATGCATTACTAACATATGAGCTGTCAAGTTTCAACAAAGATCTTTTGATGGACTTGCTTGTAATCATATCAAGAATTGGTAGGATGCCAATTGACGATATTGCACGAATGGGGGTATCACAATGGATTAGAAGTTTATTGTATTACGAACACAGACAAAGAAATGCGTTAATTCCAAAAAGAGAGGAATTAGAAAGAAGATCAGAAGGGGTAACATCTGATGCAGTAATCAAAGATAAAAAATATCGTGGAGGTCTAGTTATTGATCCAAAAGAAGGAATTCATTTTGATGTGGTGGTAATGGATTTTGCAAGTCTATATCCAAGCATAATCAAAGTGAGAAACATATCATATGAAACAGTAAGGTGTTCTCATAGTGAATGTAAAAAAAATACCATTCCTCAAACTAATCATTGGGCATGTACCAAAAGAAATGGGTTAACAGCAATAATCATTGGCTCATTGCGAGATTTAAGAGTAAATTACTATAAGAGCCTCTCAAAAAAAGAGACGCTAACTGATGAACAAAGACAGCAGTACACAGTAGTCAGTCAAGCACTCAAAGTCATTTTAAATGCAAGCTATGGTGTGATGGGTGCCGAGATATTTCCATTGTATTTTCTTCCTGCGGCAGAAGCAACAACGGCAATTGGAAGATTCACTATTTTAGAAACAATCAAAAAATGCGAAGAGATTGGAATCGATGTACTATACGGCGACACAGATTCATTATTTATCAAAAAACCTACAGATGAACAAGTTCATAAAGTAATAGAACAGGCAAAAAAAGATCACGGGGTTGATCTAGAAATAGACAAAGTGTATAGATACTGCGTCCTAAGCAACAGAAAGAAAAACTATCTTGGCGTAACTAAATCAGGAATAGTAGATGTAAAAGGTTTAACTGGAAAAAAATCTCACACACCGCCGTTTATCAGAAAATTATTTTATGAATTACTAGACGTATTGTCAACTGTACAAACAATAGAAGATTTTGAAAAAGCAAAATTAGCCATCACAGACAAGATTGCAACATGTGCAAAAAAAGTCGAGTCAAAGGAGATTCCACTCCAAGACTTGACATTTAATGTGATGATTAGCAAAGCACCATCTGAATATACTAAGACAGTTCCACAACACATACGGGCTGCCAAATTGCTTGAATCAATCAGAGAGGTAAAAAAAGGAGACAAAATATCATATGTTAAAATCATAAACAAACCAGGGGTCAAACCAGTAGAGCTGGCTAAAAAAGAAGAAATAGATTCAAAGAAATACATGGAATTTATGGAATCAACATTGGATCAAATTACATCTTCGATGGATTTGGATTTTTCAACTATGTTAGGAAAACCAAAGCAAACAGGATTAGATGAGTTTTTCTGGAATTAG
- a CDS encoding SemiSWEET family transporter has product MEIDGTLLTILGISAGILILTGWLDQIIKGYKTKSLKDVSKYLMLFISGGSILWLIYGLIVSDVFIIGTNITAIFLMMTVLFMKKRYEKAANTNQ; this is encoded by the coding sequence GTGGAAATTGACGGAACTTTACTTACAATATTGGGAATATCTGCAGGGATATTGATTTTAACTGGCTGGTTAGACCAAATCATCAAAGGTTATAAAACTAAGAGCCTCAAAGATGTTTCAAAATATTTGATGTTATTTATCTCAGGAGGCTCAATTTTGTGGCTAATTTACGGATTGATTGTTTCTGATGTATTTATCATTGGCACAAACATAACAGCAATTTTTCTTATGATGACAGTATTATTTATGAAAAAAAGATATGAAAAAGCTGCAAATACAAATCAATAA
- a CDS encoding response regulator, with the protein MNVIVIEDNKSIRDMLCAYINAKNHNAVCAENGKTGLELITQKSFDVLLLDLAMPVYSGYDVINDMIKHQLMDKIKVVVLTASSISNDEEKNLFQKGVKQIWRKPIEPNDLISGLESLNSV; encoded by the coding sequence TTGAATGTTATTGTAATAGAGGATAACAAAAGTATTCGTGACATGCTTTGTGCATATATCAACGCAAAAAATCATAATGCAGTCTGTGCTGAAAATGGAAAAACCGGTTTGGAACTAATTACACAAAAAAGTTTTGATGTATTATTACTTGATCTTGCTATGCCTGTTTATTCTGGATATGACGTCATCAATGATATGATAAAGCATCAACTTATGGATAAAATTAAAGTGGTCGTTTTAACTGCCTCATCAATTTCAAATGATGAAGAAAAAAATCTTTTTCAAAAGGGAGTTAAACAAATTTGGAGAAAACCTATTGAACCAAATGATCTAATTTCTGGTTTAGAAAGTTTGAATTCTGTTTAA